From Acipenser ruthenus chromosome 36, fAciRut3.2 maternal haplotype, whole genome shotgun sequence:
ATGGGGAGGAAAAACCACATTTACTGAAGGAAACCTCCAGGATTCCACAGCTAGcagctaccctctcctccaggattccatGACTAgaagctaccctctcctccaggattccactgctagaagctaccctctcctccaggattccatGACTAgaagctaccctctcctccaggattccaAAGCTAGAAGCTACCCTCCAGGATTCCACTGCTAgaagctaccctctcctccaggattccactgctagaagctaccctctcctccaggattccacgGCTAGCAGataccctctcctccaggattccacagctagaagctaccctctcctccaggattccacgGCTAGAAGCTACCCTCTCCTTCAGGATTCCATGGCTAGCAGATACCCTCTCCAGGATTCCACGGCTAgaagctaccctctcctccaggattccacggctagaagctaccctctcctccaggattccacagctagaagctaccctctcctccaggattccacagctagaagctaccctctcctccaggattccatGGCTAGcagctaccctctcctccaggattccacgGCTAGCAGataccctctcctccaggattccaaagctagaagctaccctctcctccaggattccacgGCTAGCAGataccctctcctccaggattccacagctagaagctaccctctcctccaggattccacagctagaagctaccctctcctccaggattccatGGCTAGcagctaccctctcctccaggattccacggctagcagctaccctctcctccaggattccagGGCTAGCAGataccctctcctccaggattccacaGCTAGAAGCTACCCTCTCCTTCAGGATTCCATGGCTAGcagctaccctctcctccaggattccagGGCTAGcagctaccctctcctccaggtTTCCACGGCTAGCAGataccctctcctccaggattccacaGCTAGAAGCTACCCTATCCTCCATGATTCCAGGGCTAgaagctaccctctcctccaggattccatGACTAgaagctaccctctcctccagTATTCCACGACTAGCAGCTACActctcctccaggattccagggctagaagctaccctctcctccaggattccagggctagaagctaccctctcctccaggattaCACGGCTAgaagctaccctctcctccaggattccatGACTAGcagctaccctctcctccaggattccatggctagaagctaccctctcctccaTGATACCAGGGCTAgaagctaccctctcctccaggattccacgGCTAGAAACTACCCTCTCCTTCAGGATTCCATGGCTAGCAGATACCCTCTCCAGGATTCCACAGCTAgaagctaccctctcctccaggattccacggctagaagctaccctctcctccaggattccacaGCTAACAGgcaccctctcctccaggattccagGGCTAGAAtctaccctctcctccaggattccacggctagaagctaccctctcctccaggattccacggctagaagctaccctctcctccaggattccacggctagaagctaccctctcctccaggattccacggctagaagctaccctctcctccaggattccagGGCTAGAAGCTACACTCTCCTCCATGATTCCATGGCTAgaagctaccctctcctccaggattccacggctagaagctaccctctcctccaggattccacggctagaagctaccctctcctccaggattccacgGCTAAAAGCTACCCTCTCCTCCATAAAATGCAATAACacctttttctttaaattaaataactaaCATTGTGACTTAACTATTTACATTGTAAAATTTGCCATATTGCCAAAAtctaaatagtttttaattaaaacattctgAATATCTTCAGTTAGTaattcagattaaaaaaatataaaatgtttggGGAGAGTTAAATAGGTGGTTACCTCTAAGCAAtaccttttttgaaaaaaaacaaaaaacagacataaaGTCTACAGCTGCTGCCACCACTTAGCATTGGAAATGTAATACATTGGTGTGCAAACTCTACACTGAATTCTATGTCAACTATTTGCCCTTTTAAAGATAAATATTGCAAAGTAAGATACCTTTGTAGAGAGGAAAGTATTGTTTCAAGACTTCCCTCGTACTTCTTTAGGGAATCCATAACACTCATTTGTAGTTGTATATTATTAATCTTTCTTCTCTAACCATAGTGATGAAAATCAAACTCTCGAGTAAGCTGTCCACCGCCAGCTGGCATCCTTCCTCAGCGaacactctctgcttgaccctcttcaATCCGGGCTCCGTCCTGCACACTCCATGGAAAccgccctcctctctgtaactgactctgTCCTCTCTGCTCgggctgcctccctctcctccattctaattctccttgacctctcctctgcctttgacactgttgatcatgctattctcctctcctctctctctgacctggggatctcagacactgctcttgcctggttttcctcctatcTCTCTAACCGTTCATTCCAGGTTTCCTGGTGTGACTTTTTTTGCCTCGCTCCCTCTCTATAGGTGTACCCCAAGGATCTGTCCTGGGACCCCCCCTCTTCTCACTACACTCGCTCACTAGGTACTCTCATCTCCTCTTTGGCTTCTCCTACCACCTTtacgctgatgatgcccagatcctCTCCTCCCGCATCTCGGCTATCTCAACTTGGACACATTCAAACCAcctcaaactcaaattcaaattcaaaggtgctttatttgcATGACAACATTGGTGGTATTGCCAAAGCAGTTAAAAATATACACTATAAACATTACATTACGTAAACATTTTGAACctcaataaaagtaaataaatgaaaggaataattaaataaagaggTAGGAATGTAAAATGGAATGCTGAACtctagtaaataaacaaacaaaccccccATATCCAATTTAGGACACTTGCTCTTGCCTATCGCTCTATTCATCGTACTGCcccttcctatctccaatccctcgtgtctccttatattccctctcgccctctccgctcatcctctactggcTGACTTGTTATGGCTTCtattcactctccttcctcccgtgctgctccttctcttcactcttcttcctcccatgctcgctccttctcttcactcttcctcccatgctcgctccttctcttcgctctccttcctcccgtgctcgctccttctcttcactctccttcccccgctgctcgctccttctcttcactctccttcctcccgtgctcgctccttctcttcactctccttcctcccgtgctcgctccttctcttcactctccttcctcccgtgcttgctccttctcttcactctccttcctcccgtgctcgctccttctcttcagtcccttcctcccatgctcgctccttctcttcactctccttcctcccgtgctcactccttctcttcactctccttcctcccgtgctgctccttctcttcactctccttcctcccgtgctcgctccttctcttcactctccttcctcccgtgctcgctccatctcttcactctccttcctcccgtgctcgctccttctcttcgctctccttcctcccgtgctcgctccttctcttcactctccttcctcccgtgctgctccttctcttcactctcattcctcccatgctcgctccttctctcactcttcctcccgtgctcgctccttctcttcactctccttcctcccgtgctcgctccttctcttcgctctccttcctcccgtgctcgctcctcttcactcttcctcccgtgctcgctccttctcttcagtcccttcctcccgtgctcgctccttctctcactcttcctcccgtgctcgctccttctctttgctctccttcctcccgtgctgctccttctcttcactctccttcctcccgtgttcgctccttctcttcactctccttcctcccgtgctcgctccttctcttcgctctccttcctcccgtgctcgctccttctcttcgctctccttcctcccgtgctcgctccttctcttcactctccttcctcccgtgctcgctccttctctcactcttcctcccgtgctcgctccttctcttcactctccttcctcccgtgctcgctccttctcttcactctccttcctcccgtgctcgctccttctcttcactctccttcctcccgtgctcgcttcTTCTCTTCAGtcccttcctcccatgctcgctccttctcttcactctccttcctcccgtgctcactccttctcttcactctccttcctcccgtgctcgctccttctcttcactctccttcctcccgtgctcgctccttctcttcactctccttcctcccgtgctgctccttctcttcactctccttcctcctgtgctcgctccttctcttcactctccttcctcccgtgctcgctccatctcttcactctccttcctcccgtgctcgctccttctcttcgctctccttcctcccgtgctcgctccttctcttcactctccttcctcccgtgctcactccttctcttcactctccttcctcccgtgctcgctccttctcttcgctctccttcctcccgtgctcgctccttctcttcactctccttcctcccgtgctgctccttctcttcactctccttcctcctgtgctcgctccttctcttcactctccttcctcccgtgcttgctccttctcttcactctccttcctcccgtgctcgctccttctcttcactctccttcctcccgtgctcgctccttctcttcactctccttcctcccatgctcgctccttctctcactcttcctcccgtgctcgctccttctcttcactctccttcctcccatgctcgctccttctcttcactctccttcctcccgtgctcgctccttctcttcactctccttcctcccgtgctcgctccttctctcactcttcctcccgtgctcgctccttctcttcactctccttcctcccgtgctcgctccttctcttcgctctccttcctcctgtgctcgctccttctcttcactcttcctcccgtgctcgctccttctcttcactctccttcctcccgtgctcgctccttctcttcactcttcctcccgtgctcgctccttctcttcactcttcctcccgtgctcgctccttctcttcactctccttcctcccgtgctcgctccttgtcttcactctccttcctcccgtgctcgctccttctcttcacgctccttcctcccgtgctcgctccttctcttcgctctccttcctcccgtgctcgctccttctcttcactctccttcctcccgtgcttgctccttctcttcactctccttcctcccgtgctcgctccttctcttcactctccttcctcccatgctcgctccatctcttcactctccttcctcccgtgctcgctccttctcttcactctccttcctcccgtgctcgctccttctcttcactctccttcctcccgtgctcactccttctcttcactctccttcctcccgtgctcgctccttctcttcgctctccttcctcccgtgctcgctccttctcttcactctccttcctcccgtgctcactccttctcttcactctccttcctcccatgctcgctccttctcttcactctccttcctcccgtgctcgctccttctcttcactctccttcctcccgtgctcgctccttctctcactcttcctcccgtgctcgctccttctcttcactctccttcctcccgtgctcgctccttctcttcgctctccttcctcctgtgctcgctccttctcttcactcttcctcccgtgctcgctccttctcttcactctccttcctcccgtgctcgctccttctcttcactcttcctcccgtgctcgctccttctcttcactcttcctcccgtgctcgctccttctcttcactctccttcctcccgtgctcgctccttgtcttcactctccttcctcccgtgctcgctccttctcttcacgctccttcctcccgtgctcgctccttctcttcgctctccttcctcccgtgctcgctccttctcttcactctccttcctcccgtgcttgctccttctcttcactctccttcctcccgtgctcgctccttctcttcactctccttcctcccatgctcgctccatctcttcactctccttcctcccgtgctcgctccttctcttcactctccttcctcccgtgctcgctccttctcttcactctccttcctcccgtgctcactccttctcttcactctccttcctcccgtgctcgctccttctcttcgctctccttcctcccgtgctcgctccttctcttcactctccttcctcccgtgctgctccttctcttcactctccttcctcctgtgctcgctccttctcttcactctccttcctcccgtgcttgctccttctcttcactctccttcctcccgtgctcgctccttctcttcactctccttcctcccgtgctcgctccttctcttcactctccttcctcccatgctcgctccttctctcactcttcctcccgtgctcgctccttctcttcactctccttcctcccatgctcgctccttctcttcactctccttcctcccgtgctcgctccttctcttcactctccttcctcccgtgctcgctccttctctcactcttcctcccgtgctcgctccttctcttcactcttcctcccatgctcgctccttctcttcactctccttcctcccgtgctcgctccttctcttcactctccttcctcccgtgcccgctccttctcttcactctccttcctcccgtgctcgctccttctcttcactctccttcctcccgtgctcgctccttctcttcactcttcctcccgtgctcgctccttctcttcactctccttcctcccgtgcttgctccttctcttcactcttcctcccatgctcgctccttctcttcgctctccttcctcccgtgcttgctccttctcttcactcttcctcccgtgctcgctccttctcttcactctccttcctcccgtgctcgctccttctcttcactcttcctcccgtgctcgctccttctcttcactcttcctcccgtgctgctccttctcttcactctcattcctcccatgctcgctccttctctcactcttcctcctgtgctcgctccttctcttcactctccttcctcccgtgctcgctccttctcttcgctctccttcctcccgtgctcgctccttctctttgctctccttcctcccgtgctcgctccttctcttcactctccttcctcccgtgctcgctccttctcttcactctccttcctcccgtgctcgctccttctcttcactcttcctcccgtgctcgctccttctcttcactctccttcctcccatgctcgctccttctcttcactctccttcctcccgtgctcgctccttctctttgctctccttcctcccgtgctcgctccttctcttcactctccttcctcccgtgcttgctccttctcttcactctccttcctcccgtgcttgctccttttcttcactctccttcctccccgtgctcgctccttctcttcactctccttcctcccgtgctcgctccttctcttcactatccttcctcccgtgctcgcttcttctcttcactctccttcctcccgtgctcgctccttctcttcactcttcctcccgtgctcgctccttctctttgctctccttcctcccgtgctgctccttctcttcactctccttcctcccgtgctcgctccttctcttcactctccttcctcccgtgctcgctccttctcttcactcttccttccgtgctcgctccttctcttcactctccttcctcccatgctcgctccttctcttcactctccttcctcccgtgctcgctccttctcttcactcttcctcccgtgctcgctccttctcttcactctccttcctcccatgctcgctccttctcttcactctccttcctcctgtgctcgctccttctcttcactctccttcctcccatgctcgctccttctcttcactctccttcctcccgtgctcgctccttctctcactcttcctcccgtgctcgctccttttaaatcttttaaatctAACATAGAAAACACTATTTTCTATTCCTCCTGTCTCTACGTTGCATATCACCCACCTTTCATTGAGGCACAATCTTTAGCTTCCATGTTAAACTGCTGCATATGCGTCCTTATGAGTGaaacaatacaattcacatttctatagcacctaaaataaacaattaaaaaagtctaatacaaaaatgtaattaaattgtaattaaaaaaaaaaactaagatacAAATCctgtttgtaaaaatagaacaattaaaaacagtatacattaaaaaaaaaaaaaaattatatatatatatatatatatatatatatatatacagtatatatatatatacatatacagacacacacacacacacagtcaccgcccaaattattggcacccttgataaagatgagcaaaaaagactgtataaaataaataataccagtactgagctatattgtaattttccaatatgtggaatatatttgactttattaatgattcaatggaatcaaccaaaattacacatttctcaaattataaatttatttctgtgacagggtagcgttgtgggcccagatgttattcgacaggcaaagagactcagagaccaggaaactgcagttaaagcgcttctgcgcagtttaataaacaaaaggaaatcaaaaacttgaacaaaacactgctcacagagcaaaaataaaacagttaaactaaaacaaaactttcacaataaaacaattacaaaataactggcgcaagggccaaaacaaaaggtttaaacaaaatacaaacatgtagGCTGAGCACTTGCTTTCACTACAGTTcttctttttcaaaaataaacacagccccaccaaacaaacactcacccataacacctccaccaaacaaaggcatttccccttttttataccatgtggctggagcctaattattaattattcattattaattattagctccagccacattctcacatgtattttggcagggataggaaattaaccccatccctgccaaccaccaccaaatcaccacacaacaatattatttacaggcagggccccagtgtcacaattattggcacccttgttttcagtactttgtaccccctccccttgcaaggataacggcacagagtctttttctataatgtttaatgagattggagaacacattgggagggatcttagaccattcctccatgcaGAATcattccagatccttgatatccttcggtctgcacttatggactgccctcttcaattgaaaccacaggttttcaatggggttcaagtccggagactgagatggccataaCCATTTCCTTGTGGATTTTGATGCGTTCTTGgagtcattgtcttgctggaagatccacttgaggccaagtttcagcctcctggcagaggcaaccaggtttttggctaaaatgtcctggtactgggaggagttcatgatgccgttgactttaacaagggccccaggaccagtggaagcaaaacagccccataacatcaaagatccatcaccatattttacagtaggtatgaggttcttttctgcacacgcatccttctttcgacgctaAACCCACCGccggtgtgcgtggccaaagagctctattttggtctcatctgaccatagcacctggttccaatcgaagtgccagtGCCATTTAGCAaatccaggcgcttacgtttgttggttgctctcaataaaggcttttttctggcaacccttccaaatagcctattggcatggaggtggcatctaattgtagatttggagacttggtgaccccaagatgcaaccaagttctgtaattctccacctgtggcccttggatttccctttgcctcccaaaccatctgcctcactgtgcgtggggacaagatacacttgcgtcctctaccaggcaagtttaccactgttccagtagtttttaacttcttaattaattgccctaatagtggtaagtggtatatttagttttttagctattgttttgtacccattgcctgatttatgaagctcaacaaccatttgtctcttttcatttgtgagttctttgcctttccccatggttgaagatctgataacattcagtgtcaaaaatatgcaaaaatgcagaaaatcaaatggggcaaatactttttcactgcactgtacatGCATAAAGTATGATAAAAATAAGAATCTAGAAACCATCTTGAAATAACCTATTGTTTTGTGTGTAGGACATGGGACGCTTATTGTTGCTAGTTTCACAGAactgttttccatatacttaaagatgaactgacaaaaaacagaaaaatgtgacattttgaaatctaacatgaaatactgtactaacatTATCACTTCCAGTAGACTTCTGCGATATAATttagtagtttatttttatttttaactatgcCTAGGTGatccaaaacttttggccatagctatatgcatgtatgtatctacttatctatctatctatctatctatctatctatctatctatctatctatctatctatatatgcaTGTTTGTGTGTACATGTATGTATTCATCAATTGATCCCCAAACACAACACCACACTGTATTAAAGACATTACAACAGCTAAAATTAATACAGTACAGACATAATACAGTTATCATTCATAAACAATAGTATTTGCACTAATGTGGATCCTCTATTGTCAACTGGAGCCAGTGGAAATACAAAAAGCCAccaaattttattttataagtTTGGTTAAATACTACATTTCAGCATGTCTAACATCTGTGTATTTAATGCCACTTAAAAAATGTTACCATGAAACTTCGAGTTAGTTTCAGCTAACACCTTCTTCAACACTGATACTTCTTATAATCTCAAAGTTTAGTATTGAGTTAAGTAATATCTTAAATTACCTGTAAAACTTAATGAAAACTCTAGCTGtggtttgtcttttttaaagGTGACACATAAAAAAATTCTTTGTGTTCCTGCACCGGAAGGCCTATCTGGCAGACTTTGGAATTTAAGTGTTCTAGAAGGACGTCTCAATGTCTACGGCTCAGCATTTAAGACGAAACTGGATCTTCAGCAGTATTACTTGATTAACCAGTGGTGCTACGACAACGCTGTCTTATGGTTCTCCAAATATTTCCCTTACTTGGCCCTTCTCCATACCATGATTTTCGTCATCAGCAGCAACTTCTGGTTCAAGTTTCCCGGCACAAGCTCCAAGATCGAACACTTCGTCCTCATCCTCGTCAAGTGTCTGGATTCTCCGTGGACCACAAAAGCCCTTTCTGAAACCGTTTACGACTCCAGTCCCAGGCCTCCTCTGACTTCCAGTTCCACCAGCTCTGCTGTATATTCAGGTCAGGTCTCTGCAGTGAGCAGCAACGCAGAGAAGCGTGATAGCAGTGACGGGGGGATATACGAGACCTTGTTCAGCGACAAAAACACAGCACTCGGGGGTGACAACGCGGCCCCGGCCGAGAGCTACCAAATGGACAACTCTGCGGTGAAAATCCTGGACAAGAAGGAGGGAGAGCAGGCCAGGGCTTTATTCGAGAAGGTGAAGAAGTTCCGCGTTCACACAGAGGAAGGGGACATTCTGTATAAGATGTACATGAGGCAGACCATTTTCAGGACGCTGCAGGGGCTCTCCATTGTTATCTACATCACCATTTACATGCCATCCATGAACCACATCGTCCACTGTGTCGAGTCTCTGCACATCACGGGCTACACAGACTTCTACTGCGTCCATGGTCTCTGGAGGATATTCACAATGCTGTCTGTGCTCTACGTGACCTCTGTCATCATATACACCTGCACCTGCTTCTACACTCTCTACTGGATCTTCTACTACAACCTGAAGGAGTACTCCTTCGAGAACATCCGCGCCGAGTCAGGGATGGACGATATCCCGGATGTCAAGAATGACTTTGCCTTCCTGCTGTATCTCATCGACCAGTACGATATGCTCTACGCCCGCAAGTTTGCCGTCTTCCTCTCCGACGTCAGCGAGACGAAGCTGCTCCAGCTCAACCTGAACCACGAGTACACGCTGGAGAAGCTCAAGCAGCGCCTGTCCGTCAGCGAGGACAACAAGGTGGAGCTGCACCTCTACATGCTACCGGGCATCCCCATCAATGTGTACGACTTGGTGGAGATCGGGGTGCTGAAGCTGGAGCTCATCGTCGACGTGACCCTCATCTCGCCTGTCTCCAACCTGAAGCAGCTCCGGGAGCTGTGGCTCTGCAACTGCACCGTCAAAGTGGAGAAGCAGGCGCTGGCCTTCCTCAAGGAGAATCTAAGGGTCTTCCGGGTTCGATTCTCATCCAGCCCTGAGATCCCAACTTGGATGTATGGCTTGGGGAAATTGAGGGAGATCTACCTGGAAGGATGCCTCCATAACATAACCCTTCAGCCCTTCCGCGACCTCATCCACCTCCGCTCTATTCACCTGAAGTCCAACATTTCCAAAGTCCCGAACGCCTTCTTCGATACAGGTAGCCACTTGACCCACCTCTCCATCCACAACCAGGGGACCAAGCTGCTGAACCTGACCAATGTCAAGAAGCTCTTCTGCCTGACCCACCTCCGGCTCCTCCACTGCAACATGGAACGGATCTTCAGCTCCGTCTTCAGCTTCCAAAACCTGCAGGAACTCGACCTCACGGACAACAACCTCAAGTCCACCGAGGAGCTGGCCAGTGGTCAGCAGCTGCGCAAGCTCATCTCCCTCAACCTCTCGCACAACAAGATCACCTCCATCCAGCCACAGATCTCCAAGATCACAGGGCTGGAGAAGCTGTACCTCAACAAGAACAAGATCACCACCCTGCCCCCCAGCCTCTTCAAACTCTCCAAGCTGCTAGTCCTTGACGTTTCCCACAACAACCTGACAGAGATCCCAGCTGACATCGAGCAGTTGTCTCACCTCCAGCACTTTATCGCCTCCAACAACTCTATCTCCGGACTACCCAAAGAGCTCTTCTCCTGCACCAAGCTGCGGGTCTTGGTGCTGTCTCGGAACAACATCACCTACCTTTCCCCGCTAGTTGGGCAGCTGTCAGACCTGCACCTCCTCGACCTGAAGAATAACAAGCTGAACACGCTGCCAGTGGAGCTGACGCTGTGCCTGAACCTGCGGGACAGTCAGCTCCTTGTGGAGCCTGGTGCTTTCTGCTCCTTGCCCATGGAAGCCAGGGAACAGCTCTGCAATAGGAAAGCACAGTGCGGCAAGAATGTAAGTCTTCTGATTTTTTAAAAGCCCTCTGGTTCCCATGCCATGTTTTGTTAAAATACTAACATTGTTGTTGTAGGTTTCTTGATTGTGAGTGTCATGTTAACAATATTGTACCGTACTAAATTTATTTGACGAACAACCCGTGGTCCCACATagacatttatttagccctttgaggtccatttattcagcacgtctcaggcgtgttaggtccaatttattttcacatatgcagtttattttagacgcgctgtttaaaagtattttttttcaaagtaaaacaggtttaaaaggcactgcatatcaacaggacactcagtactgcatctccagccccgccccacccctcgttcgctgtttttttcacatacctcttgatagtggtgcataccgataaatcatctcctgatcactcgttttacaa
This genomic window contains:
- the LOC117402062 gene encoding volume-regulated anion channel subunit LRRC8C-like; protein product: MISFSEFKWFSEHDPAFKILKPWWDVFSEYLTILMFMIAMFSGGLQVTHKKILCVPAPEGLSGRLWNLSVLEGRLNVYGSAFKTKLDLQQYYLINQWCYDNAVLWFSKYFPYLALLHTMIFVISSNFWFKFPGTSSKIEHFVLILVKCLDSPWTTKALSETVYDSSQVSAVSSNAEKRDSSDGGIYETLFSDKNTALGGDNAAPAESYQMDNSAVKILDKKEGEQARALFEKVKKFRVHTEEGDILYKMYMRQTIFRTLQGLSIVIYITIYMPSMNHIVHCVESLHITGYTDFYCVHGLWRIFTMLSVLYVTSVIIYTCTCFYTLYWIFYYNLKEYSFENIRAESGMDDIPDVKNDFAFLLYLIDQYDMLYARKFAVFLSDVSETKLLQLNLNHEYTLEKLKQRLSVSEDNKVELHLYMLPGIPINVYDLVEIGVLKLELIVDVTLISPVSNLKQLRELWLCNCTVKVEKQALAFLKENLRVFRVRFSSSPEIPTWMYGLGKLREIYLEGCLHNITLQPFRDLIHLRSIHLKSNISKVPNAFFDTGSHLTHLSIHNQGTKLLNLTNVKKLFCLTHLRLLHCNMERIFSSVFSFQNLQELDLTDNNLKSTEELASGQQLRKLISLNLSHNKITSIQPQISKITGLEKLYLNKNKITTLPPSLFKLSKLLVLDVSHNNLTEIPADIEQLSHLQHFIASNNSISGLPKELFSCTKLRVLVLSRNNITYLSPLVGQLSDLHLLDLKNNKLNTLPVELTLCLNLRDSQLLVEPGAFCSLPMEAREQLCNRKAQCGKNVSLLIF